In Rhinoderma darwinii isolate aRhiDar2 chromosome 9, aRhiDar2.hap1, whole genome shotgun sequence, the following are encoded in one genomic region:
- the MVD gene encoding diphosphomevalonate decarboxylase isoform X1 translates to MGWMDRHDGRRSRERDTNNCNSKNQGGKMKKATCTAPVNIAVIKYWGKRNEELILPINSSLSVTLHQDQLKTTTTVAASRDFTEDRIWLNGKEDNISHPRLQSCLREIRRLARKRRSSGGSREDSASRILNDKVHICSVNNFPTAAGLASSAAGYACLVYSLAKLYGVEGELSEIARQGSGSACRSMYGGFVQWVMGEREDGKDSLAQLVEPETHWPELRILILVASAEKKHVGSTAGMQTSVETSPLLKLRAESVVPGRMVEMIEAIKKKDFEAFGQLTMKDSNQFHATCLDTYPPIFYLNQVSHRIISLVHRYNTYYGQTKVAYSFDAGPNAVIFTLEPTVNEFVEIVKSSFPPESNGDPYLKGLPVGPAPLSQELLSAVETDVCPGGVQYVIVTQPGPGPVESRDLSLDLLGPDGLPKTSSA, encoded by the exons TAAGAACCAAGGTGGGAAGATGAAGAAAGCGACCTGCACGGCTCCTGTTAACATCGCCGTCATAAAATACT GGGGAAAGAGGAACGAGGAACTGATTCTCCCAATTAACTCATCTCTCAGTGTTACGCTGCATCAGGACCAG TTAAAAACCACAACTACAGTTGCAGCAAGCCGGGATTTCACAGAGGATCGGATCTGGCTGAATGGAAAAGAGGATAATATTAGTCACCCTCGACTTCAATCCTGCTTACGTGAGA TCCGTCGTCTGGCCAGGAAGAGGAGAAGCAGCGGTGGCAGCCGAGAGGACAGCGCCTCAAGAATCCTAAATGACAAGGTTCACATATGTTCAGTCAACAACTTCCCCACAGCTGCCGGGCTGGCGTCTTCTGCTGCTGGATATGCTTGTCTGG TGTACAGCCTGGCAAAGCTATATGGTGTGGAAGGTGAGCTATCCGAGATTGCCAGGCAGGGTTCTGGCAGCGCCTGTAGGAGCATGTATGGAGGATTTGTCCAGTGGGTTATGGGTGAAAGAGAAGATGGTAAGGACAGCCTGGCTCAGCTGGTGGAACCAGAAACTCACTGGCCAGAACTGCGGATCCTGATCTTGGTA GCAAGTGCGGAGAAGAAGCATGTGGGCAGTACAGCGGGCATGCAGACGAGTGTAGAGACCAGCCCCTTACTCAAG TTGCGGGCTGAATCAGTGGTGCCGGGACGAATGGTTGAAATGATTGAAGCCATCAAGAAAAAGGACTTTGAGGCTTTTGGACAGTTAACCATGAAAGACAGTAACCAGTTCCATGCCACGTGCCTGGACACCTACCCCCCAATATTTTACCTTAACCAGGTCTCTCATAGAATAATCAGCCTGGTTCACCGCTACAATACCTACTACGGGCAGACTAAG GTCGCCTACAGCTTTGATGCAGGTCCTAATGCCGTCATCTTCACCCTTGAGCCAACAGTCAATGAGTTTGTGGAGATTGTAAAGTCTTCCTTCCCTCCGGAGTCCAATGGAGACCC TTATCTTAAGGGGTTACCGGTCGGTCCTGCTCCTCTATCTCAGGAACTCTTGTCTGCCGTAGAAACTGATGTGTGCCCCGGAGGTGTGCAGTACGTCATTGTCACACAG CCAGGACCAGGCCCGGTGGAATCACGAGATCTCTCCCTGGACCTGTTGGGACCTGATGGCCTTCCCAAAACAAGTAGTGCCTGA
- the MVD gene encoding diphosphomevalonate decarboxylase isoform X2, whose product MKKATCTAPVNIAVIKYWGKRNEELILPINSSLSVTLHQDQLKTTTTVAASRDFTEDRIWLNGKEDNISHPRLQSCLREIRRLARKRRSSGGSREDSASRILNDKVHICSVNNFPTAAGLASSAAGYACLVYSLAKLYGVEGELSEIARQGSGSACRSMYGGFVQWVMGEREDGKDSLAQLVEPETHWPELRILILVASAEKKHVGSTAGMQTSVETSPLLKLRAESVVPGRMVEMIEAIKKKDFEAFGQLTMKDSNQFHATCLDTYPPIFYLNQVSHRIISLVHRYNTYYGQTKVAYSFDAGPNAVIFTLEPTVNEFVEIVKSSFPPESNGDPYLKGLPVGPAPLSQELLSAVETDVCPGGVQYVIVTQPGPGPVESRDLSLDLLGPDGLPKTSSA is encoded by the exons ATGAAGAAAGCGACCTGCACGGCTCCTGTTAACATCGCCGTCATAAAATACT GGGGAAAGAGGAACGAGGAACTGATTCTCCCAATTAACTCATCTCTCAGTGTTACGCTGCATCAGGACCAG TTAAAAACCACAACTACAGTTGCAGCAAGCCGGGATTTCACAGAGGATCGGATCTGGCTGAATGGAAAAGAGGATAATATTAGTCACCCTCGACTTCAATCCTGCTTACGTGAGA TCCGTCGTCTGGCCAGGAAGAGGAGAAGCAGCGGTGGCAGCCGAGAGGACAGCGCCTCAAGAATCCTAAATGACAAGGTTCACATATGTTCAGTCAACAACTTCCCCACAGCTGCCGGGCTGGCGTCTTCTGCTGCTGGATATGCTTGTCTGG TGTACAGCCTGGCAAAGCTATATGGTGTGGAAGGTGAGCTATCCGAGATTGCCAGGCAGGGTTCTGGCAGCGCCTGTAGGAGCATGTATGGAGGATTTGTCCAGTGGGTTATGGGTGAAAGAGAAGATGGTAAGGACAGCCTGGCTCAGCTGGTGGAACCAGAAACTCACTGGCCAGAACTGCGGATCCTGATCTTGGTA GCAAGTGCGGAGAAGAAGCATGTGGGCAGTACAGCGGGCATGCAGACGAGTGTAGAGACCAGCCCCTTACTCAAG TTGCGGGCTGAATCAGTGGTGCCGGGACGAATGGTTGAAATGATTGAAGCCATCAAGAAAAAGGACTTTGAGGCTTTTGGACAGTTAACCATGAAAGACAGTAACCAGTTCCATGCCACGTGCCTGGACACCTACCCCCCAATATTTTACCTTAACCAGGTCTCTCATAGAATAATCAGCCTGGTTCACCGCTACAATACCTACTACGGGCAGACTAAG GTCGCCTACAGCTTTGATGCAGGTCCTAATGCCGTCATCTTCACCCTTGAGCCAACAGTCAATGAGTTTGTGGAGATTGTAAAGTCTTCCTTCCCTCCGGAGTCCAATGGAGACCC TTATCTTAAGGGGTTACCGGTCGGTCCTGCTCCTCTATCTCAGGAACTCTTGTCTGCCGTAGAAACTGATGTGTGCCCCGGAGGTGTGCAGTACGTCATTGTCACACAG CCAGGACCAGGCCCGGTGGAATCACGAGATCTCTCCCTGGACCTGTTGGGACCTGATGGCCTTCCCAAAACAAGTAGTGCCTGA